The Porites lutea chromosome 11, jaPorLute2.1, whole genome shotgun sequence genome includes a region encoding these proteins:
- the LOC140953379 gene encoding mitochondrial sodium/calcium exchanger protein-like translates to MEERPTSKIFVTAVLALCLVGLHVSDVSLREQQAEKTLDHNSRNRQNRKLLQYNTSMYSNQRASSKPRHELQHALTEDCSKLRNLNSSEERCHFIKSTESCQMDDGFIQYLQIPYCSFHGPVALAFFFLSLWLVFLFIILGLTADDYFCPSLMVISKTLRISENIAGVTFLAYGNGAPDIFSALAALSHAKSSSAVQLGMQALFGAGMFVTTVVVGVISFVSTVTLASRPFTRDVLFYLGAMSWVFITLYKENITVGEAIGFIVFYVAYVLLVIVGRFIYQRWKRKIGAIDRFLESGDHVGVRHMRHAAGESSESLIVPVNTNSVSCDVSPEQSLSAENLDHTLSDAMFATENTLFAPAIHHIPKQERMSIISETVSSTWLLAERSPLLARKQKISEWQKFLQGLEPFDREEWNQSGNLWRVFIVCKVPAVLFLNLTIPVVDYDKKDHNWNKWLNVLQCLTMPVFAVVATKVSGVMIGGRFPVWALALCGGLLLAVIVAMTTRSDRRPSGHFLFAYLAFIVSVIWIYTTANEIVNLLQTFGIVSGMSDAILGLTFLAWGNSIGDLVSNTTMARQGFSRMGVSACFGGPLLNMLLGIGISCTYLTISRGHAIPLHHNYNQYIISAGFLATSLSSSAIMIPLMGFKVPRMYGVYLILLYIAYLTTSIVAQIKHF, encoded by the exons ATGGAAGAGCGACCTACGTCGAAGATTTTTGTCACTGCTGTTTTGGCGCTCTGTCTCGTTGGCTTGCATGTATCTGATGTATCGTTGCGAGAACAACAAGCGGAAAAGACATTGGATCACAATAGCCGTAATCGACAGAATCGAAAGCTTTTACAGTACAACACGAGCATGTATTCAAATCAGCGGGCGTCGTCGAAACCGAGACATGAACTACAACATGCCCTAACTGAG GATTGTTCTAAACTGCGAAACTTAAACAGCTCAGAGGAGCGTTGTCACTTTATCAAGTCAACTGAGAGTTGTCAAATGGATGATGGGTTTATTCAGTACTTACAGATTCCATACTGTTCATTTCATGGCCCTGTTGCCTTGGCGTTTTTCTTTCTG TCTCTTTGGTTGGTATTTCTCTTCATCATTCTGGGATTGACAGCTGATGACTA CTTCTGTCCTTCCCTGATGGTGATCTCAAAGACACTTAGAATCAGTGAGAATATTGCA GGAGTGACATTTTTAGCCTATGGCAATGGTGCTCCTGATATTTTTAGTGCTTTGGCAGCTCTCTCTCATGCCAAGAGCTCGAGTGCAGTTCAGCTTGGAATGCAAGCCCTCTTTG GTGCTGGTATGTTTGTCACAACAGTTGTGGTTGGTGTAATATCCTTTGTGTCGACTGTGACTTTGGCATCTCGTCCATTCACAAGAGATGTGTTGTTCTACTTGGGAGCTATGTCCTGGGTGTTTATCACCCTTTACAAGGAAAACATTACCGTGGGAGAGGCAATAG GTTTTATAGTATTTTACGTGGCTTACGTTCTTCTTGTTATCGTTGGCCGCTTTATCTACCAACGCTGGAAGAGGAAAATAGGAGCAATTG ACCGGTTTCTAGAGAGTGGTGATCATGTTGGAGTAAGACACATGAGACATGCAGCTGGAGAAAGCTCTGAGTCACTTATTGTTCCAGTCAATACCAATTCTGTTTCGTGTGATGTGAGCCCTGAGCAAAGCTTGAGCGCAGAGAATCTGGATCATACTTTGTCAG ATGCTATGTTTGCTACAGAAAACACACTATTTGCTCCCGCTATTCACCATATTCctaagcaagagagaatgagcatTATCTCAG AAACTGTTTCTTCAACTTGGCTTTTAGCTGAAAGATCCCCTCTCTtggccagaaaacaaaagatcagTGAGTGGCAAAAGTTCCTGCAAGGACTGGAACCTTTTGATAGAGAAGAATGGAATCAAAGTGGCAATCTCTGGAGGGTTTTTATTGTATGTAAG GTTCCTGCTGTACTTTTTCTAAATCTGACCATTCCAGTGGTAGACTATGATAAAAAAGATCATAATTGGAACAAGTGGTTAAACGTATTACAATGCTTAACGATGCCAGTATTTGCTGTTGTCGCAACAAAAG TTAGTGGTGTTATGATTGGTGGAAGGTTTCCTGTTTGGGCGTTGGCACTGTGTGGTGGACTTCTACTTGCTGTCATTGTTGCCATGACAACTAGGAGTGACAGACGGCCATCTGGCCACTTT cTGTTCGCTTACTTGGCATTCATTGTATCAGTTATCTGGATCTACACGACAGCGAACGAGATTGTGAACTTACTGCAG accTTTGGTATCGTGTCCGGTATGAGTGATGCTATTCTTGGCCTGACTTTTCTAGCCTGGGGGAACAGCATCGGTG ATTTAGTATCCAACACGACCATGGCGAGACAGGGATTTTCTCGTATGGGTGTATCAGCTTGTTTTGGAGGTCCTTTGCTTA ATATGCTATTAGGTATCGGTATCTCCTGTACATACCTCACCATATCACGTGGACATGCAATACCG TTACATCACAACTATAATCAGTACATAATCTCCGCGGGATTCCTCGCCACCAGTCTTAGCTCGTCCGCCATCATGATTCCTTTGATGGGTTTCAAAGTACCCCGGATGTATGGCGTATATCTCATACTCTTGTATATAGCTTACTTAACTACTTCTATTGTAGCTCAAATTAAGCATTTTTGA
- the LOC140952796 gene encoding uncharacterized protein C22orf15-like, which yields MSFITVKFGDNEEELFNPNCVTVNLLDNLRRRCGCQKGVTLDLSDEDGDIKNLHEFPTQYAHRFLKGREVFVLVKVEKGEGDQPTTYTALLNDLERSNPKLLARLETLSKSCSDAKPKSGQRKESMWTQAAKIRKFAKGVSSAERKRADSIPPSRGDGKNIGTTPSPPGKSRQRKTSKNM from the exons ATGTCTTTCATAACCGTCAAGTTTGGAG ATAACGAAGAAGAATTGTTTAATCCAAACTGCGTGACGGTAAACTTGCTGGACAACCTAAGAAGACGTTGTGGATGTCAAAAGGGAG TAACTTTGGATTTGTCTGATGAAGACGGCGACATTAAAAATCTGCATGAATTTCCCACTCAATACGCTCACAGATTCCTCAAGGGAAGAGAAGTTTTTGTGCTCGTTAAGGTTGAAA AAGGCGAAGGAGATCAGCCAACAACGTATACAGCGCTGCTAAACGACCTGGAGAGATCCAACCCGAAACTACTGG ctcgattggaaacgctatCAAAGTCTTGCTCTGATGCCAAACCCAAATCTGGACAAAGAAAAGAGTCAATGTGGACCCAGGCTGCTAAGATACGCAAATTCGCAAAGGGAGTATCCAGCGCAGAGCGCAAAAGAGCAGATTCTATTCCCCCCTCTAGAGGAGACGGTAAAAACATTGGTACCACTCCATCTCCGCCAGGGAAATCCCGGCAAAGAAAAACATCTAAGAACAtgtaa